The following coding sequences are from one Streptomyces sp. NBC_01232 window:
- a CDS encoding HlyD family efflux transporter periplasmic adaptor subunit — protein sequence MQFRQKALSKLQSPEELDLPVRFARPQGRLVLAVTVVVMAAASFWALTGTVSSKLSAPGILTRAEGSYVLQTPVAGQVTGVLAEEGQLLAAGAPLLNVRTDQGERPVRVVTGGRLTTLVAKVGSVVATGADVATVERVKDPEDPLVAVLYVPGGSGSAIPVGAAVDLNVQSVPQQRFGMLRGRVTAVGRAPLTQAQIGGFLGDAALAGQFSRHGSPVAVVVRLERSSSTTSGYRWSSADGPPYEVGSRTPVTGAVHLAAQRPVDWLLP from the coding sequence GTGCAGTTTCGCCAAAAGGCTCTTTCCAAGCTGCAATCGCCCGAAGAACTCGATCTGCCCGTTCGCTTCGCCCGCCCGCAGGGGCGGCTCGTCCTTGCCGTCACGGTCGTCGTCATGGCGGCCGCGAGCTTCTGGGCCCTCACGGGCACCGTGTCCTCCAAGCTGAGCGCACCCGGCATCCTCACCCGGGCCGAGGGCAGTTACGTACTGCAGACGCCGGTCGCGGGACAGGTGACCGGAGTCCTCGCCGAGGAGGGCCAGTTGCTGGCCGCCGGTGCGCCCCTGCTCAACGTCCGTACGGACCAGGGGGAACGGCCCGTGCGCGTGGTGACCGGCGGGCGGCTGACGACCCTGGTGGCCAAGGTGGGTTCGGTCGTCGCCACAGGTGCGGACGTGGCCACCGTGGAACGTGTGAAGGATCCGGAGGACCCGCTGGTGGCCGTGCTGTACGTACCGGGCGGAAGCGGCTCGGCGATCCCCGTGGGCGCCGCGGTCGACCTGAACGTCCAGTCCGTCCCGCAGCAGCGGTTCGGCATGCTGCGCGGGCGCGTCACGGCGGTCGGCCGGGCGCCCCTGACACAGGCACAGATCGGCGGCTTCCTCGGCGACGCCGCTCTCGCCGGACAGTTCTCCCGCCACGGCAGCCCGGTGGCCGTGGTCGTACGGCTCGAGCGCTCCTCCTCCACCACGTCCGGCTACCGCTGGTCCTCCGCGGACGGGCCCCCGTACGAGGTCGGGTCGAGGACACCGGTCACCGGAGCCGTCCACCTCGCCGCACAGCGCCCGGTCGACTGGCTGCTGCCGTGA
- the recQ gene encoding DNA helicase RecQ, which translates to MALPDTSPEISDALQVLHRVFGYSSFRGEQQEIIEQVTGGGDALVLMPTGGGKSLCYQIPALVREGTGVVVSPLIALMQDQVNALNALGVRAGFLNSTQDTYERQAVEQAFLADELDLLYLAPERLRTESAQRLLDRGKVSLFAIDEAHCVAQWGHDFRPDYLALSMLHERWPKVPRIALTATATEATHAEIVARLGLEDARHFVASFDRPNIQYRIVPKNNPVKQLLELIRTEHAGDAGVVYCLSRASVEKTAASLVEQGIDAVAYHAGMDARTRAENQARFLREDGVVVVATIAFGMGIDKPDVRFVAHLDLPKSVEGYYQETGRAGRDGEPATAWLAYGLQDVVQQRKLIDGSEGDEAHRRSLGMHLDAMLALCETVDCRRVRLLEYFGQSGTPCGNCDTCLTPAESWDGTVASQKLLSTVWRLAKERRQKFGAGQIIDILQGKKTAKVIQFDHDALSVFGVGADLGTAEWRGVVRQLLAQRLLAVEGDYGTLVLTEDSGEVLGGRRSVPMRKEKAPAAASRKESGSRSGKGARVPVDLPAAAEPVFLALRAWRAETAREQGVPAYVVFHDATLREIATLLPATADELGTIGGIGEAKLAKYAQGVLDTLAECGATVPGPAPAPPAESVAPASSGPAQAAPARPAPAPSSAARLAEPDPDEPPFDLDEMAPPPWDDWQ; encoded by the coding sequence ATGGCACTTCCGGACACTTCCCCCGAGATCTCCGACGCTCTGCAGGTATTGCACCGCGTGTTCGGATACAGCTCCTTCCGCGGTGAGCAGCAGGAGATCATCGAGCAGGTCACCGGTGGCGGCGACGCCCTCGTCCTGATGCCGACCGGCGGCGGCAAGTCGCTCTGCTACCAGATCCCGGCACTGGTCAGGGAGGGCACGGGCGTCGTGGTCTCGCCGCTCATCGCGCTGATGCAGGACCAGGTGAACGCGCTCAACGCCCTCGGGGTGCGGGCCGGATTCCTCAATTCGACGCAGGACACGTACGAGCGGCAGGCCGTCGAGCAGGCCTTCCTCGCCGACGAGCTGGACCTGCTGTACCTGGCCCCCGAGCGGCTGCGCACCGAGAGCGCCCAGCGGCTGCTCGACCGCGGCAAGGTGTCGCTCTTCGCGATCGACGAGGCGCACTGCGTCGCCCAGTGGGGTCACGACTTCCGGCCCGACTACCTCGCGCTGTCCATGCTGCACGAGCGCTGGCCCAAGGTGCCGCGGATCGCACTGACCGCGACGGCCACGGAGGCCACCCACGCCGAGATCGTGGCGAGGCTCGGTCTGGAGGACGCCCGGCACTTCGTCGCCAGCTTCGACCGGCCGAACATCCAGTACCGCATCGTCCCGAAGAACAACCCGGTCAAGCAGCTGCTGGAACTGATCCGGACCGAGCACGCCGGGGACGCCGGTGTCGTCTACTGCCTCTCCCGGGCCTCGGTGGAGAAGACCGCGGCCTCCCTCGTGGAGCAGGGCATCGACGCCGTGGCGTACCACGCCGGGATGGACGCCCGTACGCGGGCGGAGAACCAGGCGCGCTTCCTGCGGGAGGACGGGGTCGTGGTGGTGGCCACGATCGCCTTCGGCATGGGCATCGACAAGCCTGACGTGCGCTTCGTGGCACACCTCGACCTGCCGAAGTCGGTCGAGGGCTACTACCAGGAGACCGGCCGTGCCGGCCGCGACGGCGAGCCGGCCACGGCGTGGCTGGCGTACGGCCTGCAGGACGTGGTCCAGCAGCGCAAGCTCATCGACGGTTCCGAGGGCGACGAGGCGCACCGCCGCTCCCTGGGCATGCACCTGGACGCCATGCTGGCGCTGTGCGAGACGGTCGACTGCCGCCGGGTGCGGCTGCTGGAGTACTTCGGGCAGTCGGGCACGCCCTGCGGGAACTGCGACACGTGTCTGACGCCGGCCGAGTCCTGGGACGGGACGGTCGCCTCGCAGAAGCTGCTGTCCACCGTGTGGCGGCTGGCGAAGGAACGGCGGCAGAAGTTCGGCGCCGGCCAGATCATCGACATCCTCCAGGGCAAGAAGACGGCGAAGGTCATCCAGTTCGACCATGACGCCCTCTCGGTGTTCGGCGTCGGGGCGGACCTGGGCACCGCGGAATGGCGGGGCGTCGTACGCCAGTTGCTGGCGCAGCGGCTGCTGGCGGTGGAGGGCGATTACGGGACGCTGGTGCTCACGGAGGACAGCGGCGAGGTCCTGGGAGGACGCCGCAGCGTCCCGATGCGGAAGGAGAAGGCGCCCGCCGCCGCGTCCCGCAAGGAGTCCGGGTCGCGCTCGGGGAAGGGCGCCCGGGTGCCGGTCGATCTGCCGGCCGCGGCCGAGCCGGTCTTCCTGGCCCTGCGCGCCTGGCGGGCCGAGACGGCGCGGGAGCAGGGCGTACCCGCATACGTCGTCTTCCACGACGCGACGCTGCGGGAGATCGCGACGCTCCTGCCCGCCACGGCGGACGAGCTGGGCACCATCGGGGGAATCGGCGAGGCCAAGCTCGCGAAGTACGCCCAGGGCGTCCTCGACACCCTGGCGGAGTGCGGCGCCACCGTTCCCGGCCCGGCCCCGGCGCCGCCGGCCGAGTCCGTCGCCCCGGCATCCTCCGGTCCGGCGCAGGCCGCTCCGGCCCGCCCCGCTCCGGCCCCCTCGTCCGCGGCACGGCTCGCGGAGCCGGACCCCGATGAACCCCCCTTCGACCTGGACGAGATGGCGCCGCCGCCCTGGGACGACTGGCAGTAG
- a CDS encoding Dps family protein codes for MSVVKNALPEADLKVVGEALQGALVDLVDLSLVAKQVHWNVVGPRFRSVHLQLDEVVTTARTHSDVVAERASALGITPDGRAATVASATAVTGVPEGWIKDVDAVRILVDALSTVITRMRERIRSTDEPDPVTQDLLIAVTGELEKHHWMFAAENA; via the coding sequence GTGTCCGTCGTCAAGAATGCCCTCCCGGAAGCCGATCTGAAGGTCGTCGGTGAAGCGCTGCAGGGCGCTCTGGTGGACCTGGTGGACCTCTCGCTCGTCGCCAAGCAGGTGCACTGGAACGTGGTGGGACCCCGGTTCCGGTCCGTGCACCTCCAGCTGGACGAGGTGGTCACCACGGCGCGCACCCACTCGGACGTGGTCGCCGAGCGTGCATCCGCCCTCGGGATCACCCCGGACGGCAGGGCCGCGACGGTGGCGTCCGCCACCGCTGTCACCGGCGTGCCCGAGGGCTGGATCAAGGACGTGGACGCCGTCCGCATCCTCGTCGACGCCCTCAGCACGGTGATCACCCGCATGCGCGAACGCATCCGGTCCACGGACGAGCCCGACCCGGTCACCCAGGACCTCCTGATCGCCGTGACCGGCGAGCTCGAAAAGCACCACTGGATGTTCGCCGCCGAGAACGCCTGA
- the rph gene encoding rifamycin-inactivating phosphotransferase: MHVLDLQEVDETQVAVVGGKGAHLGGLSRIEGIDVPRGFCVTTDAFRRIVAQAPSIGDLLDRLARVGPDEREAIRTLSAEIRRVVEEIVIPDDLAAEITGALAALGERAACAVRSSATAEDLPTASFAGQQDTYLNVVGPAAALRHVSRCWASLFTERAVTYRQRNGIDHRTVHMAVVVQQMVFPQASGILFTADPVTGNRTVSTVDAGFGLGEALVSGLVNPDVFAVRGGAVVARSIAAKQRALQALPGGGTQEVAVDAERREQPALTDAQAVRLVELGRRIEAHFGRPQDIEWCLVDDGFRIVQSRPITTLFPVPETGDRENHVYVSVGHGQMMTDPMKSLGFSMWQLTAMVPMQEAGGRLFVDVTRRLASPASRAGLLDALGKGDPLIRDALETVLDRDGFVPSLPDTGPGGPPPGGAAPAPIETDPAIVTDLIERSRVSTAALERGIRTKTGPALFAFLLEAFEEHKRILSDPLSHQAIMAGMEATWWLNDKLQEWLGEKNAADTLTLSAPDNITSEMGLALLDVADVIRPLPEVVAYLQDTRDEDFLDGLAKLAGGTEARDAIEAYLDRYGMRCVGEIDITRPRWRERPVTLVPVILDNVRNFGPGAAERRFEQGRQRAQEKEQDVLSRLRVLPDGDLKADEAKRMIDRVRTFIGYREYPKYNIISRYFVYKQALLEEAGRLVEAGLVPEREDVFHLTFQELHDVVRSHRKVGQELLQERKDAFRAYHALTPPRVLTSEGEALTGAYRRDDVPPGALVGVPVSAGTVEGRARVVLDMAQADLEAGDILVTAFTDPSWSPLFVGIAGLVTEVGGLMTHGAVIAREYGLPAVVGVERATRLIRDGQRIRVHGTDGYVEILP, translated from the coding sequence GTGCACGTGCTGGATCTTCAAGAGGTCGACGAGACTCAGGTCGCCGTCGTCGGCGGCAAGGGCGCGCACCTGGGCGGGCTGTCACGGATCGAAGGAATCGACGTGCCGCGCGGCTTCTGCGTGACGACGGACGCCTTCCGGCGGATCGTGGCGCAGGCGCCGTCGATCGGCGACCTGCTCGACCGGCTGGCGCGCGTGGGCCCGGACGAGCGGGAGGCGATCCGCACGCTCAGCGCGGAGATTCGTCGGGTGGTCGAAGAGATCGTGATCCCGGACGATCTCGCGGCGGAGATCACCGGCGCGCTCGCCGCGCTCGGCGAGCGGGCCGCCTGCGCCGTCCGGTCCAGCGCGACGGCCGAGGACCTGCCGACGGCCTCCTTCGCCGGCCAGCAGGACACGTACCTGAACGTCGTGGGACCGGCGGCGGCCCTCCGGCACGTCAGCCGGTGCTGGGCCTCGCTGTTCACGGAACGGGCCGTGACCTACCGTCAGCGCAACGGCATCGACCACCGTACGGTGCACATGGCCGTGGTCGTGCAGCAGATGGTCTTCCCGCAGGCGTCCGGCATCCTGTTCACGGCCGACCCCGTCACGGGCAACCGGACGGTCTCCACCGTGGACGCCGGCTTCGGCCTCGGGGAGGCCCTGGTCTCCGGCCTGGTGAACCCGGACGTCTTCGCCGTGCGCGGCGGCGCGGTCGTCGCCAGATCGATCGCCGCCAAACAGCGTGCCCTGCAGGCCCTGCCGGGCGGCGGTACGCAGGAAGTCGCGGTCGACGCGGAGCGCCGGGAGCAGCCGGCGCTGACGGACGCCCAGGCCGTGCGGCTCGTGGAGCTCGGGCGGCGGATCGAGGCACACTTCGGCCGCCCGCAGGACATCGAATGGTGTCTGGTCGACGACGGCTTCCGGATCGTCCAGAGCCGGCCGATCACGACGCTGTTCCCCGTCCCGGAGACCGGCGACCGGGAGAACCACGTCTACGTCTCCGTCGGTCACGGACAGATGATGACCGACCCCATGAAGTCCCTGGGGTTCTCCATGTGGCAGCTGACGGCCATGGTCCCGATGCAGGAGGCCGGCGGGAGGCTGTTCGTCGACGTCACCCGGCGCCTGGCCTCGCCCGCGAGCCGCGCCGGTCTCCTGGACGCCCTGGGGAAGGGCGATCCGCTGATCAGGGATGCCCTGGAGACCGTCCTCGACCGCGACGGCTTCGTCCCCTCGCTCCCGGACACGGGTCCCGGCGGGCCGCCGCCGGGAGGTGCTGCGCCCGCCCCGATCGAGACCGATCCGGCCATCGTCACCGATCTGATCGAGCGCAGCCGGGTGTCCACCGCCGCCCTGGAGCGCGGCATCCGGACGAAGACCGGACCGGCGCTGTTCGCGTTCCTGCTGGAGGCATTCGAGGAGCACAAGCGGATCCTCAGCGATCCGCTGAGCCATCAGGCGATCATGGCGGGCATGGAGGCCACCTGGTGGCTCAACGACAAGCTGCAGGAGTGGCTGGGCGAGAAGAACGCGGCCGACACGCTGACCCTTTCCGCCCCTGACAACATCACGTCGGAGATGGGGCTGGCCCTGCTCGACGTCGCCGATGTGATCCGCCCGCTGCCGGAGGTGGTGGCGTACCTGCAGGACACCCGGGACGAGGACTTCCTGGACGGGCTGGCGAAACTCGCGGGCGGGACCGAGGCGCGCGACGCCATCGAGGCGTATCTCGACCGGTACGGCATGCGCTGCGTCGGCGAGATCGACATCACCAGGCCGCGCTGGCGCGAGCGGCCCGTCACTCTGGTGCCCGTGATCCTCGACAACGTGCGGAACTTCGGGCCGGGCGCCGCCGAGCGGCGCTTCGAGCAAGGGCGGCAGAGGGCGCAGGAGAAGGAACAGGACGTGCTGTCACGCCTGCGGGTCCTGCCGGACGGGGACCTGAAGGCCGACGAGGCCAAGCGGATGATCGACCGGGTCCGAACCTTCATCGGGTACCGGGAGTACCCGAAGTACAACATCATCAGCCGCTACTTCGTCTACAAGCAGGCCCTGCTGGAGGAAGCCGGGCGCCTCGTCGAGGCGGGTCTGGTACCCGAACGGGAGGACGTCTTCCACCTCACCTTCCAGGAACTCCACGACGTCGTGCGCTCGCACCGCAAGGTCGGGCAAGAGCTCCTCCAGGAGCGCAAGGACGCGTTCAGGGCGTACCACGCGCTGACACCGCCGCGGGTGCTCACCTCGGAGGGCGAGGCCCTGACAGGTGCGTACCGGCGCGACGACGTGCCGCCGGGCGCCCTGGTCGGCGTACCGGTCTCGGCCGGGACCGTCGAGGGCAGGGCGCGCGTCGTCCTCGACATGGCGCAGGCCGATCTGGAAGCGGGCGACATCCTGGTCACGGCCTTCACGGATCCCAGCTGGTCCCCGCTGTTCGTCGGCATCGCGGGCCTGGTGACGGAGGTGGGCGGCCTGATGACCCATGGCGCGGTGATCGCCCGGGAGTACGGCCTGCCGGCCGTCGTGGGCGTGGAGCGGGCCACCCGGCTGATCCGGGACGGGCAGCGGATCCGTGTGCACGGAACCGACGGGTACGTCGAGATCCTGCCCTGA
- the tsaD gene encoding tRNA (adenosine(37)-N6)-threonylcarbamoyltransferase complex transferase subunit TsaD: protein MRRRRRRGAVSGPVVLGIESSCDETGAGIVQDGRLLAHVVASSMDEHARFGGVVPEIAARAHLHAFNPVVRQALDRAGLRLSQIDAVAVTTGPGLSGALQVGLAGAKTLAYAAGVPLYGVHHLAGHVAADTLEHGPLPDPCVVLIVSGGHTSLLLVRDLVREPILHLGDTLDDAAGECFDKVARILGLPYPGGPAIDRAARDGDPKAVTFPRPLTRPGDDPYAFSFSGLKTAAARWAEKHRELGQEPPVADGAAALQEAVADVLTRKALAACRAYDVKTLIVVGGVAANSRVRALAERRCASAGIELRVPPLTLCTDNGAMIAAVGDLLVRSGAEPAPLDVSIDPSAPLEYASLTPLPSAA from the coding sequence ATGAGGCGCAGAAGAAGGCGGGGAGCTGTGAGCGGACCAGTGGTGCTGGGGATCGAGTCGTCGTGCGACGAGACCGGCGCGGGCATCGTGCAGGACGGCAGGCTCCTCGCGCACGTGGTGGCGTCGAGCATGGACGAGCACGCCCGCTTCGGCGGCGTCGTGCCCGAGATCGCCGCCCGCGCGCACCTGCACGCCTTCAACCCGGTCGTCCGGCAGGCCCTCGACCGGGCCGGACTGCGGCTCAGCCAGATCGACGCGGTCGCCGTCACCACCGGGCCCGGCCTCTCGGGCGCGCTGCAGGTCGGCCTGGCCGGGGCCAAGACCCTGGCCTACGCGGCCGGGGTGCCGCTGTACGGCGTCCATCACCTGGCCGGGCACGTCGCCGCCGACACCCTGGAGCACGGGCCGCTGCCCGACCCGTGCGTGGTGCTGATCGTCTCCGGGGGCCACACCTCGCTGCTCCTCGTACGGGACCTGGTGCGCGAGCCGATCCTGCACCTCGGGGACACCCTCGACGACGCGGCCGGCGAGTGCTTCGACAAGGTGGCCCGGATCCTGGGTCTGCCCTATCCGGGCGGGCCCGCCATCGACCGGGCCGCCCGTGACGGCGATCCCAAGGCCGTGACCTTCCCGCGCCCGCTGACCCGGCCGGGCGACGACCCGTACGCCTTCTCCTTCTCCGGCCTGAAGACGGCCGCGGCCCGCTGGGCAGAGAAGCACCGCGAGCTCGGTCAGGAGCCGCCGGTGGCCGACGGAGCAGCGGCCCTGCAGGAGGCCGTCGCGGACGTGCTGACCCGCAAGGCTCTGGCGGCCTGCCGCGCCTACGACGTGAAGACGCTGATCGTGGTCGGCGGCGTGGCCGCCAACTCGCGGGTCAGGGCCCTGGCGGAGCGACGATGCGCCTCCGCGGGCATCGAACTGCGCGTTCCGCCCCTGACCTTGTGCACGGACAACGGAGCCATGATCGCGGCCGTCGGCGACCTGCTGGTGCGCTCCGGGGCGGAGCCTGCGCCGCTGGACGTGTCCATCGACCCGTCCGCACCACTGGAGTACGCCTCCCTGACGCCGCTCCCGTCCGCCGCGTAG
- a CDS encoding sulfite exporter TauE/SafE family protein, with the protein MTWSTGLLAFAAGLLISVVTAPVGVSGAVFLLPVQISVLSVPSPAVTPTNLLFNVVAGPGALLRHHRAGSLRGPLTRLLVVGTVPGVIIGAVIRVFAVPGPRVFRLLIAALLLPLGLWLLLRTLRPAPARATRRPSPRSTTSLALAVGMVGGIYGIGGGSLLGPVLVGRGAPVATVAPAALAATFITSVVGAVTYALLSLAATGDVAPDWLLGLTCGAGGLVGGYLGARLQPHLPETALRILLGTLAVGVGTLYAVQILR; encoded by the coding sequence GTGACGTGGTCGACGGGACTGCTGGCGTTCGCCGCCGGGCTGCTGATATCAGTGGTCACCGCGCCCGTGGGTGTTTCCGGAGCCGTCTTCCTGCTGCCCGTGCAGATCAGTGTCCTGAGCGTGCCGAGCCCGGCGGTGACGCCGACGAACCTGCTGTTCAACGTCGTGGCGGGGCCCGGTGCGCTGTTGCGTCACCACAGAGCGGGGAGTCTGAGAGGTCCGCTGACCCGCCTGCTGGTCGTGGGCACCGTGCCGGGCGTGATCATCGGCGCGGTGATCCGGGTGTTCGCCGTGCCGGGCCCGCGCGTCTTCCGCCTCCTCATCGCCGCACTGCTGCTGCCCCTCGGGCTGTGGCTGCTGCTGCGCACGCTGCGCCCCGCGCCGGCCCGCGCGACCCGCCGGCCCTCCCCCCGTTCCACGACCTCGCTGGCCCTGGCCGTCGGCATGGTCGGCGGCATCTACGGGATCGGGGGCGGCTCCCTGCTCGGCCCGGTCCTCGTCGGGCGTGGAGCGCCGGTTGCCACCGTCGCGCCCGCGGCGCTGGCCGCCACCTTCATCACCTCCGTCGTCGGCGCGGTCACCTATGCGCTGCTCTCCCTGGCCGCCACGGGCGATGTCGCCCCCGACTGGCTCCTCGGCCTGACGTGCGGGGCCGGTGGTCTGGTCGGCGGATACCTCGGTGCCCGTCTCCAGCCGCACCTGCCCGAGACGGCCCTCCGCATCCTGCTCGGCACCCTCGCCGTAGGCGTCGGAACCCTCTACGCCGTCCAGATCCTGCGCTGA
- a CDS encoding cobalamin-binding protein, with protein MRIVSLLPAATDIVAELGLAADLVGRTHECDWPPQVVAGVPVVTSAEFSADTLGSREISDAVGGAAHSGSSLYTLDTDALATLAPEVILTQDLCDVCAVSYAGVSRAVRVLDGGPRVLSLEPRTLGDVLDCLVTVGELLGVGRYARQRREVLAARVEAVRSQVAGRRRPRVVAIEWLDPLWPAGHWVPEQIACAGGEALIAAPGEHTRPMDWEAVRAARPDVLLVMPCGFGPERTLRERELLTSLPGWEELPAVRGGEVWVLDGPACFNRPGPRVVRGAEVLAHVLHGVSAGDPVRPAEALRLDRD; from the coding sequence ATGCGCATCGTCTCCCTGCTGCCCGCGGCCACCGACATCGTGGCGGAGCTCGGCCTGGCCGCCGATCTGGTGGGCCGTACGCACGAGTGCGACTGGCCTCCGCAGGTGGTGGCCGGGGTGCCCGTGGTGACCTCCGCCGAGTTCTCCGCGGACACCCTGGGCAGCAGGGAGATCTCCGACGCGGTCGGCGGCGCCGCGCACAGCGGCTCCTCCCTCTACACCCTCGACACCGACGCCCTCGCCACCCTGGCTCCCGAAGTGATCCTGACCCAGGACCTGTGTGACGTCTGCGCGGTGTCCTACGCGGGGGTGAGCCGGGCGGTGCGCGTCCTCGACGGCGGGCCCCGCGTGCTGAGCCTGGAGCCGCGCACGCTGGGCGACGTACTGGACTGCCTGGTCACGGTGGGCGAACTGCTCGGCGTGGGACGGTACGCGCGGCAGCGCCGGGAGGTGCTCGCCGCGCGGGTCGAGGCCGTACGGTCGCAGGTGGCCGGGCGGCGGCGGCCCCGGGTGGTGGCGATCGAATGGCTCGACCCCCTCTGGCCCGCCGGGCACTGGGTGCCGGAGCAGATCGCGTGCGCGGGCGGGGAGGCCCTGATCGCCGCCCCGGGCGAGCACACCCGGCCGATGGACTGGGAGGCGGTCCGGGCCGCGCGCCCGGACGTGCTCCTGGTCATGCCCTGCGGCTTCGGCCCGGAGCGCACCCTGCGCGAGCGGGAACTGCTGACCTCCCTGCCCGGGTGGGAGGAGCTGCCCGCGGTGCGCGGCGGTGAGGTGTGGGTCCTGGACGGGCCCGCCTGCTTCAACCGGCCGGGCCCCCGCGTCGTACGGGGCGCGGAGGTGCTGGCGCACGTCCTGCACGGGGTGTCGGCAGGTGATCCGGTGCGCCCGGCGGAGGCGCTCCGCCTCGACCGCGACTGA